Genomic DNA from Mixophyes fleayi isolate aMixFle1 chromosome 7, aMixFle1.hap1, whole genome shotgun sequence:
gaggagagggaatgatagtgacagagagagagaggagagggaatgatagtgacagagagagaggagagggaatgatagtgacagagagaggggagagggaatgatagtgacagagagagagaggagagggaatgatagtgacagagagaggggagagggaatgatagtgacagagagagaggagagggaatgatagtgacagagagagaggagagggaatgatagtgacagagagagaggagagggaatgatagtgacagagagagagaggagagggaatgatagtgacagagagaggagagggaatgatagtgacagagagagaggacagggaatgatggtgacagagagagaggagagggaatgatagtgacagagagagagaggagagggaatgatagtgacagagagagaggagagggaatgatagtgacagagagagaggagagggaatgatagtgacagagagagaggagagggaatgatagtgacagagagaggggagagggaatgatagtgacagagaggagagggaatgatagtgacagagaggagagggaatgatagtgacagagagagaggagagggaatgatagtgacagagagaggggagagggaatgatagtgacagagagagaggagagggaatgatagtgacagagaggagagggaatgatagtgacagagagagagaggagagggaatgatagtgacagagagagaggagagggaatgatagtgacagagagaggggagagggaatgatagtgacagagagagagaggagagggaatgatagtgacagagagaggggagagggaatgatagtgacagagagagaggagagggaatgatagtgacagagaggagagggaatgatagtgacagagagagaggagagggaatgatagtgacagagagagaggagagggaatgatagtgacagagaggagagggaatgatagtgacagagagagaggagagggaatgatagtgacagagagagaggagagggaatgatagtgacagagagagaggagagggaatgatagtgacagagagaggagagggaatgatagtgacagagagagaggagagggaatgatagtgacagagagagagaggagagggaatgatagtgacagagagagaggagagggaatgatagtgacagagagagaggagagggaatgatagtgacagagagagagaggagagggaatgatagtgacagagagagagaggagagggaatgatagtgacagagagagaggagagggaatgatagtgacagagagagagaggagagggaatgatagtgacagagagagagaggagagggaatgatagtgacagagagagaggagagggaatgatagtgacagagagagagaggagagggaatgatagtgacagagagagaggagagggaatgatagtgacagagagagaggagagggaatgatagtgacagagagagaggagagggaatgatagtgacagagagagaggagagggaatgatagtgacagagagagaggagagggaatgatagtgacagagagagaggagagggaatgatagtgacagagagagagaggagagggaatgatagtgacagagagagagagaggagagggaatcatagtgacagagagaggagagggaatgatagtgacagtgagagaggagagggaatgatagtgacagagagagaggagagggaatgatagtgacagagagagaggagagggaatgatagtgacagagagagaggagagggaatgatagtgacagagagagaggagagggaatgatagtgacagagagagaggagagggaatcatagtgacagagagaggagagggaatgatagtgacagagaggagagggaatgatagtgacaaagcgagaggagagggaatgatagtgacagagagagaggagagggaatgatagtgacagagagaaaggagagggaatgatagtgacagagagaaaggagagggaatgatagtgacagagagaaaggggagggaatgatagtgacaaagagagaggagagggaatgatagtgacagagagagaggagagggaatgatagtgacagagagagagaggagagggaatgatagtgacagagagagaggagagggaatgatagtgacagagagagaggagagggaatgatagtgacagagagaggagagggaatgatagtgacagagagagaggagagggaatgatagtgacagagagagaggagagggaatgatagtgacagagagagaggagagggaatgatagtgacagagagagagagaggagagggaatcatagtgacagagagaggagagggaatgatagtgacagtgagagaggagagggaatgatagtgacagtgagagaggagagggaatgatagtgacagagagagaggagagggaatgatagtgacagagagagaggagagggaatgatagtgacagagagaggagagggaatgatagtgacagagagagaggagagggaatgatagtgacagagagagaggagagggaatgatagtgacagagagagaggagagggaatgatagtgacagagagagagaggagagggaatgatagtgacagagagagaggagagggaatgatagtgacagagaggagagggaatgatagtgacagagagagaggagagggaatgatagtgacagagagaggagagggaatgatagtgacagagagagaggagagggaatgatagtgacagagagagaggagagggaatgatagtgacagagagagaggagagggaatgatagtgacagagagagaggagagggaatgatagtgacagagagagaggagaggagagggaatcatagtgacagagagaggagagggaatgatagtgacagtgagagaggagagggaatgatagtgacagtgagagaggagagggaatgatagtgacagtgagagaggagagggaatgatagtgacagagagagaggagagggaatgatagtgacagagagagaggagagggaatgatagtgacagagagagaggagagggaatgatagtgacagagagagaggagagggaatgatagtgacagagagagaggagagggaatgatagtgacagagagagagagaggagagggaatgatagtgacagagagaggagagggaatgatagtgacaaagcgagaggagagggaatgatagtgacagagagagaggagagggaatgatagtgacagagagaaaggagagggaatgatagtgacagagagaaaggagagggaatgatagtgacagagaggggagggaatgatagtgacagagaggggagggaatgatagtgacagagagagaggagagggaatgatagtgacagagagagaagagggaatgatagtgacagtgagaggagagggaatgatagtgacagtgagaggagagggaatgatagtgacagtgagagaggagagggaatgatagtgacagagagagaggagagggaatgatagtgacagagagagaggagatggaatgatagtgacagagagagaggagagggaatgatagtgacagagagagaggagagggaatgatagtgacagagagagaggagagggaatgatagtgacagagagagaggagagggaatgatagtgacagagagagaggagagggaatgatagtgacagagagagaggagagggaatgatagtgacagagagagaggagagggaatgatagtgacagagagagaggagagggaatgatagtgacagagagagaggagagggaatgatagtgacagagagagaggagagggaatgatagtgacagagagagagagaggagagggaatcatagtgacagagagaggagagggaatgatagtgacagagaggagagggaatgatagtgacagagagagaggagagggaatgatagtgacagagagagaggagagggaatgatagtgacagagagagaggagagggaatgatagtgacagtaGGAAAGGACTGTTACTGTAAGGAtagtgcagcatggtggctcagtggttagcacttttgcttcacagtgctggggtcatgagttcaattcccgaccatggtcttatctgtgtggagtttgtatgttctccccgtgtttgcgtgggtttcctctgagtgctctggtttcctcccacactccaaaaacataactgataggttatttggcttctattaaattgaccctagtctctccctctccctctctccctctgtctgtgtgtatgttagggaatttagattctaagctccaatagggcagggactgattgtgagttctctgtacagcgctgcagaattagtggcgctatagaaataaatggtgatgatgatagtgacagTGAATATGTAATTGCTGAATGAGTGGCAGTAAGGGATGATGCAACCTTTGAATAGAGACATTCATGGACTGTTGTATGCGATATCAGTGATGGTCTTTTTTCTTACACTGTATAGGTCTGAGAGTCGTATTTAATGCTACAGAGAGGTTGTCTGTCCGAAGAGTGATATCGTTTTCTAGACAGTTATGTCTGCTGCTGGGAGTAAGAGAGCATCAGGGGACGGGACTTCAGGTCCCCCAGAGAAGAAACCCAATCATGAGGAGAAGACCCCAACTACACTTATTGAGCCCATCCGCCTGGGAGGCATCTCTTCAACGGTTAGTGCAATCAGCATATATCAACCGATCTAGGCAGTAATGACATTAACACCTGGTATCCTCCTTCTATAGGGTGATAGAGACAGTGCTTACTATGTGACACTAAGATCTTCCCTACACAGGGTGATAGAGACAGTGCTTACTATGTGACACCAAGATCTTCACTACACAGGGTGATAGAGACAGTGCTTACTATGTGACACCAAGATCTTCACTACACAGGGTGATAGAGACAGTGCTTACTATGTGACACCAAGATCTTCACTACACAGGGTGATAGAGACAGTGCTTACTATGTGACACTAAGATCTTCCCTACACAGAGTGATAGAGACAGTGCTTACTATGTGACACTAAGATCTTCCCTACACATGGTGATAGAGACAGTGCTTACTATGTGACACCAAGGTCTTCCCTACACAGGGTGATAGAGACAGTGCTTACTATGTGACACCAAGGTCTCCCTCCCTACACAGGGTGATGGAGACAGTGCTTACTATGTGACACCAAGATCTTCCTCCCTACACAGGGTGATAGAGACAGTGCTTACTATGTGACACCAAggtctccctccctccacagggTGATAGAGACAGTGCTTACTATGTGACACCAAGATCTCCTTCCCTACACAGGGTGATGGAGACAGTGCTTACTACTCCTTCCCTACACAGGGTGATGGAGACAGTGCTTACTATGTGACACCAAGATCTCCTTCCCTACACAGGGTGATAGAGACAGTGCTTACTATGTGACACCAAggtctccctccctccacagggTGATAGAGACAGTGCTTACTATGTGACACCAAGGTCTCCTTCTCTACACAGGGTGATAGAGACAGTGCTTACTATGTGACACCAAggtctccctccctccacagggTGATAGAGACAGTGCTTACTATGTGACACCAAggtctccctccctccacagggTGATAGAGACAGTGCTTACTATGTGACACCAAGGTCTCCCTCCCTCCATAGGGGGATGGAAATTGCTCCGGAGCATTATTGAAACTATGTGTTAATTACGACACTGTGATTTAGCTCTCTATCTTCCTTTGACATTGATTCTTTTTTCCTGCAGGAGGAAATGGATATGAAGGTTTTGCAGTTTAAGAACAAGAAGCTGGCAGAGCGCCTTGAACAGCGACAGGGATTTGAAGATGAACTTAGAGAAAAGATAGAGAAATTGGAGAAAAGACAAGCCACGGATGATGCTACCCTTCTAATAGTCAACCGCTACTGGAGCCGGGTGAGTTCAATTAACAGAGATCAATGGGTAAACATTAAAGGAATTTTATAGAACATCATGCTTGGTGGTGTTGGtaaagtagtgtgtgtgtggttattaCTTGGTGGTGGTGGGAGAGTACAGAGTGTAAATGCTGAGGGATTGTGGGAAAAGGTCACGCTTATTCATTGTGGAAAAGCCTTTGATTGTTGAGACGGTTACATTGAGTTTATTTGGAACAGCCTTTGATTGTTGAGGAGGTCGCACTAAGTAGTGGTAAATGAACCTGTGATTGTTGAGAAGATCACATTGACTCTTGTTGGAAGAGCCTGTGATTGTTGAGGAAGTCGCACTGAGTCTTGGTGGAAGAGCCTTTGATTGTTGAGGAAGTCACACTAAGTCTTGGTGGAAGAGCCTTTGATTGTTGAGGAAGTCGCACTAAGTCTTGGTGGAAGAGCCTTTGATTGTTGAGGAAGTCGCACTAAGTCTTGGTGGAAGAGCCTTTGATTGTTGAGGAAGTCGCACTGAGTCTTGGTGGAAGAGCCTTTGATTGTTGAGGAAGTCGCACTGAGTCTTGGTGGAAGAGCCTGTGATTGTTGAGGAAGTTGCATTGAGTCTTGGTGGAAGAGCCTGTGATTGTTGAGGAAGTCGCATTGAGTCTTGGTGGAAGAGCCTTTGATTGTTGAGGAAGTCGCACTGAGTCTTGGTGGAAGAGCCTTTGATTGTTGAGGAAGTCGCACTGAGTCTTGGTGGAAGAGCCTGTGATTGTTGAGGAAGTTGCATTGAGTCTTGGTGGAAGAGCCTGTGATTGTTGAGGAAGTCGCACTAAGTCTTGGTTGAAGAGCCTGTGAATGTTGAGGAAGTCGCATTGAGTCTTGGTGGAAGAGCCTTTGATTGTTGAGGAAGTCGCACTAAGTCTTGGTGGAAGAGCCTTTGATTGTTGAGGAAGTCGCATTGAATCTTGTTGGAAGAGCCTTTGATTGTTGAGGAAGTCGCACTGAGTCTTGGTGGAAGAGCCTGTGATTGTTGAGGAAGTTGCATTGAGTCTTGGTGGAAGAGCCTGTGAATGTTGAGGAAGTCGCATTGAGTCTTGGTGGAAGAGCCTTTGATTGTTGAGGAAGTCGCATTGAGTCTTTGTTGAAGAGCCTGTGAATGTTAAGGAAGTCGCATTGAGTCTTGGTGGAAGAGCCTGTGATTGTTGAGGAAGTCGCATTGAGTCTTGGTGGAAGAGCCTGTGAATGTTGAGGAAGTTGCATTGAATCTTGGTGGAAGATCCTTTGATTGTTTAGGAAGTCGCATTGAGTCTTGGTGGAAGAGCCTGTGATTGTTGAGGAAGTTGCATTAAGTCTTGGTGGAAGAGCCTGTGATTGTTGAGGAAGTCGCATTGAGTCTTGGTGGAAGAGCCTGTGATTGTTGAGGAAGTCGCATTGAATCTTGGTGGAAGAGCCTTTGATTGTTGAGGAAGTCGCATTGAGTCTTGGTGGAAGAGCCTGTGATTGTTGAGGAAGTCGCATTAAGTCTTGGTGGAAGAGCCTGTGATTGTTGAGAAAGTCGCATTGAGTCTTGGTGGAAGAGCCTGTGAATGTTGAGGAAGTCGCATTGAGTCTTGGTGGAAGAGCCTGTGATTGTTGAGGAAGTCGCATTGAATCTTGGTGGAAGAGCCTTTGATTGTTGAGGAAGTCGCATTGAGTCTTGGTGGAAGAGCCTGTGATTGTTGAGGAAGTCGCATTGAGTCTTGGTGGAAGAGCCTGTGATTGTTGAGGAAGTCGCACTGAGTCTTGGTGGAGGAGCCTGTGATTGCTGTGTGGTCACTGACAGACAGGCTGGTAGTGTGTGTTAGTGGGAGGGGGGGcaagttttttgtgtgtgtgtgatggggaaACTGGCTATGTATTCTGCGTGTGATAGGAGAGCAGGCTGGTAGTGTGTGCGTTCAGCCTTATTCTCcgacattcatacattttgtcCTTTCCCATGGACAGCTGGATGAGAATGTGCAGGTGTTGTTGAAGCGTTACGACAGTGAAGCAGCTTTCCAGAGCTATGTCCCCGATCCATCGCCAGAAGAGAAGGACAGTACCATAGAGGCAGAGACTGGAGTGAAGGGCCTGCCCCCATCAGAGGGGACTGATAGCAAAGGTAATAAAATGTGATGTTTCTGAACTAAACCAAGTACACATCATGATTACACAATAGTGAGTGTCATGTAAGTCAGATCCCTTCTGACACTGTCCTCAGGAAGCATTGAGGTTATTGTGGAAATATCTCTAGACATAGACGTTTCCCCGTGGAAATGTGGGCGTTTTAGCCGTGGTTCTGTTTTCATAGTGGTTAGCTACAATTTCATCTTTCATCTTTGCAGACTTTCTCCTCCCTCTACCTTTGCTTTTGAGGGTATATAGAGGTCTGTAATGGGGTTAAACTTCACCTAGAAGGCACGTAGACCGAAACCTCTTACTTCAAGTCTGGTCCTTTTCGTAGGTTGGTGCTGCATGGTTGTCCTAGGAGGTGGGTGGTGGCCAGTTTTGTATGTTGGTGCCGCAGGGTGGGCCTGGGCGGTCGTCCGTTTTCTAGGATGGTGCCGCAGGGTGGGCCTGTGCGGTCGTCCGGTTTATATGACGGTGCCGCAGGGTGGGCCTGTCCGGTCTTCCGTTTTATAGGATGGTTCCGCAGGGTGGGCCTGGGCAGTCGTCCGTTTTCTAGGATGGTGCCGCAGGGTGGGCTTGTGCGCTCGTCCGGTTTATTTGACGGTGCCGCAGGATGGGCCTGGGCGGTCGTCTGTTTTCTAGGATGGTGCCGCAGGGTGGGCTTGTGCGCTCGTCCGGTTTATTTGACGGTGCCGCAGGGTGGGCCTGGGGGTCGTCTGTTTTCTAGGATGGTGCCGCAGGGTGGGCCTGTGCGGTCGTCCGGTTTATTTGACGGTGCCGCAGGATGGGCCTGGGCGGTCGTCTGTTTTCTAGGATGGTGCCGCAGGGTGGGCCTGTGCGGTCGTCCGGTTTCTTTGACGGTGCCGCAGGATGGGCCTGGGCGGTCGTCTGTTTTCTAGGATGGTGCCGCAGGGTGGGCTTGTGCGCTCGTCCGGTTTATTTGACGGTGCCGCAGGGTGGGCCTGGGGGTCGTCTGTTTTCTAGGATGGTGCCGCAGGGTGGGCTTGTGCGCTCGTCCGGTTTCTTTGACGGTGCCGCAGGGTGGGCCTGGGCGGTCGTCTGTTTTCTAGGATGGTGCCGCAGGGTGGGCCTGGGCTGTGGGTGGTGGCCAGTTTGTATTTTGTCCATTCTTTTTATAAGAATAATTTGATGTTTAGCATTGTGGAATTATTTCTCTGGCTAAAAGTGCCTAGCATCAGGCTATTACTGAGCCAATCTTACTTTTTGTGGGAATGGTTAAGCTATTAGTGGAGGTTCTGTCTCCTGTGTGTGTTTCCTCCAATTGCTCTGGTTATAGGATTTAAGGATAAGTCAGAATATCCCTTTAACCTGTTTGAATTAATCAAACAATTGAGAGGTGGGGGCTCAGAAAAGTACTAATACTGAGTAAAGAAAGACGGCTGCTTCTATTGTAACTTTGCGGAGAGACCAACAAGGGTTAAACTGTCATTCCTACATAAGATTTCATTCTGGTCTTTCTggtctttattttgttttgtttttttgttatgtttttacaCATTTCATTTTGTATGAGTCCTTAATAAccagtgccacagtgctctgcagcgccgtacattagagaaaacaggacatgcatgaaacaggacatacagggtagacaaaataaatgcagacatgaaaacaaagtgtatgggCGACCTGCTCAGTACAGAGAATACATTATAACTagcagagggcacagctgaaacaagaggagcaaatgtctACAGATTTGAAGactgggagagtctgattgggtgtggtagggcattccataagtggggagcagcacaggagaagtctcgTCAGAGGTTCAATTATCTatgtaagaaaaatgtatttgtgaacgGATGGGCTGACTCTGCCGACCCTTAGCTCTTACAAGGAGTCATTACTGCCCATCAAATGTCCTGGATTTAAGAGCGATCTACAGAGCACTTGTACAGGTCTCGGTTCTGGCCCGGAAAGCCCATGAAAGTCCAATCTGACAGTACAAAAGCGGTGGTCTACCTGAATCATCATGGGGGACACGCAGGGCCATGTCCGTGCAGGAGACGGCACAGATCATATCCTGGGTGGAACGCCATGTGGAGAACTGGAGTACCTCAGCTGCAACAAGGTCCATCCGGGAGAATGGTCCATTCACGTAGATGTATTGCTCAACTGGAACAGGGTTGGGGTCAGCCAGAGATAAATCTCATGACGTCTCATCTGAACTTCAAGGGTCCTCTTAGTTTTGCGCAAAATCCAGAGATCCGAAGGCTCACCTTAGGACACAGATGCGATGACCCTTGTAATACAAATACATGAAGGCTCTCCCAGACTAGAGAACAAATAACATTAACCTTATGGCCCCGGACTACAACACACACTCCCGTCTCTAGTTCCTGCACAATGATACATATGAAGCAC
This window encodes:
- the RNF40 gene encoding E3 ubiquitin-protein ligase BRE1B, which translates into the protein MSAAGSKRASGDGTSGPPEKKPNHEEKTPTTLIEPIRLGGISSTEEMDMKVLQFKNKKLAERLEQRQGFEDELREKIEKLEKRQATDDATLLIVNRYWSRLDENVQVLLKRYDSEAAFQSYVPDPSPEEKDSTIEAETGVKGLPPSEGTDSKGNKM